GCGCTTTGCGGATGGTTTTAAGCTCTTACACACGGATAATAGGTATGATCCAAAATTGGATTTCAACGGGGATGGGCCTGTTGATTTTCGCGATTTTCTCATTTTTGTTTCCCATTTTGGTGAATCGCGTTAAGGGAGTAACGCTGTGATTGTATTGCGAACAGATCGAGAGCTGGATTTGATGATTGAGGCAAACCGCATTGTGGGGCTGGTGCATCGCACACTCAAGCCGCTTGTCAAGGTGGGAACGACGACCAGAGAACTGGATAGCGTGGCCGAAGATGTGATTCGGTCACACGGCGCAGAACCCGCATTTAAGGGCTATAAGGGGTATCCCGCAGCGAGTTGTATTTCTATTAACGAACAGGTCGTACACGGGATTCCCGGATCGCGGAAGTTGATAGATGGCGATATTGTTAGCATTGATATTGGAGTGAAATTGCGAGGCTACTACGGCGATCAGGCGATTACGCGCGTTGTTGGCAATATTTCAGAGCGGGAAAAAGAATTGCTGGAGGTGACGCGAGAAGCTCTGTTTAAGGGGATTGAGCAAGCGGTTGCCGGGAAACGCCTGAGTGATATTTGCGGTGCGGTACAAAACTGGGTCGAGCAATTTGGTTTTTCTGTTGTGCGGCAATTTGTAGGGCATGGCATTGGGCGCAGATTGCACGAAGAACCCGCCGTGCCCAATTATGTGCCCCCAGAGCGCAATCCTCGTTTGCGAAAGGGGATGGTACTCGCCATTGAGCCGATGGTCAATTTGGGAACGCATGAAGTTGTGGTGGCAGATGACGGGTGGACGGCATCGGCGGCTGATGGGTTGCCTTCGGCGCATTTTGAACATGTGGTAGCAATTACACGTGGAGAACCCAGGATTTTGACGATGTTCGAGGAAGATATCGATGCGTAAATCTATTCTCCTATGCGTTCTTATGTGGTTGATGTCTTGTAGCCAGCACTATGAGGAAGGGGCGCATCCGCCGCCAAAGCCTCCACCTGTTCAGACTTCAGCAGCGGATAAAGAAGGACCACAGGCATCAGGCGCCGTGGTTTCAGGGACGATTCGACTGGCCGATGGGCTGGGCGAGCGCATTGGGAGCAATGCCGTGCTATTTGTTATTGCGCGACCTGCCCCTGTTGGTGGACCACCGCTGGCGGTGAAGCGGCTCGACATTTCCGATTTTCCCTATTCGTACACACTGACACGCGGGGATGCGATGATTGAGATTGACTGGTCTGAGATCGATGCGTTGTACGTCTCTGCAAAAATTGATGCAGATGGACGTGTGGGTGGTTCAAAGACAGGGGATATGGAGGGGATTTATCCGCAAAATCCCGTTGCGCCCGGGGCCGTGGATGTGGATATTTTGATCGATACGGTGCATTGAGTTATGAGCTATACGGTGATTCACGCGACACACGAAGCTGTGCGCAAGGCCGGTGGTATTGGAGCTGTACTCGAGGGCTTGATGACTTCTTCTGTGTACCGGGAAGCCGTGAGGCGGTCTTTTCTCGTCGGCCCGCTTTTGCGCCCAGAGGATGAAGATCTCCTTGCGGAAAGTGGCGAGGTGCTTTTTTCGACTATTTCCGGCGTGCAAAATGCGGATTGTGCCGACGCGCTCAATCGCGTCGCAGAGCGGTACAATGTCAATATTGTTTATGGGATACGTCGATTCGGTGGTGGATATGGAGCCGATGTGTTGCTCGTTGATGCCGAAGATATCAACCCTCGGCGGTCCCGCAATTTTAAGTACAATCTCTACCGGCATTTTGGCCTTGCGTCTGACCGATATGATACAATCGCGGATTACGCGCTTTATATCG
The sequence above is a segment of the Gemmatimonadota bacterium genome. Coding sequences within it:
- the map gene encoding type I methionyl aminopeptidase, with the protein product MIVLRTDRELDLMIEANRIVGLVHRTLKPLVKVGTTTRELDSVAEDVIRSHGAEPAFKGYKGYPAASCISINEQVVHGIPGSRKLIDGDIVSIDIGVKLRGYYGDQAITRVVGNISEREKELLEVTREALFKGIEQAVAGKRLSDICGAVQNWVEQFGFSVVRQFVGHGIGRRLHEEPAVPNYVPPERNPRLRKGMVLAIEPMVNLGTHEVVVADDGWTASAADGLPSAHFEHVVAITRGEPRILTMFEEDIDA